Proteins from a genomic interval of Niabella soli DSM 19437:
- a CDS encoding transketolase family protein has product MALKDIQSTGKKDTRSGFGDGIVEAARSNDKIVALTADLLGSMKLNQFIKEFPERFIQCGIGEANMMGIASGLTIGGHIPFTTTFANFSTGRVYDQIRQSIAYSGKNVKICASHAGVTLGEDGATHQILEDIGMMKMLPGMSVVVPCDYTQTKAATKAIANFEGPVYLRFGRPSWPIFTKEEDFVFGKAQKFSEGTDVTIFACGHLVWNAIQAGVLLEEKGLSVEVINIHTVKPLDVEAVLASIQKTKCAVTAEEHNVIGGLGDAIAQVAAKHFPIPIEYVGTLDTFGESGTPDQLLKKYHLDVPDIVAAVEKVIARKNG; this is encoded by the coding sequence ATGGCTTTAAAGGATATTCAGTCAACAGGTAAAAAAGACACCCGCAGCGGATTCGGAGACGGCATTGTGGAAGCAGCGCGCTCTAATGATAAAATTGTAGCGCTTACCGCCGACCTGCTGGGCTCTATGAAGCTGAACCAGTTTATTAAAGAATTTCCTGAACGTTTTATCCAGTGCGGTATCGGAGAGGCCAATATGATGGGCATTGCTTCCGGTTTAACTATTGGCGGCCATATCCCTTTCACAACCACTTTTGCCAACTTCAGCACCGGCCGTGTATACGACCAGATCCGTCAATCTATCGCTTATAGCGGTAAAAACGTAAAGATCTGCGCTTCCCATGCCGGCGTAACGCTGGGTGAAGACGGCGCTACCCACCAGATACTGGAAGATATCGGCATGATGAAAATGCTGCCCGGCATGTCGGTTGTGGTTCCCTGCGATTATACTCAAACAAAAGCCGCAACAAAAGCCATTGCCAATTTTGAAGGCCCTGTGTACCTGCGCTTCGGGCGTCCCTCCTGGCCTATTTTTACCAAAGAAGAAGATTTTGTGTTTGGAAAAGCGCAAAAATTCTCAGAGGGAACTGATGTAACCATTTTCGCCTGCGGGCACCTGGTTTGGAATGCGATCCAGGCGGGCGTTCTCCTTGAAGAAAAAGGACTGAGTGTTGAAGTGATTAATATTCATACTGTTAAGCCACTAGATGTCGAAGCCGTATTGGCATCCATTCAAAAAACAAAATGTGCGGTTACCGCGGAAGAGCACAATGTGATCGGCGGGCTGGGCGATGCTATTGCCCAGGTTGCGGCCAAACATTTCCCCATCCCCATCGAATATGTGGGCACCCTGGATACTTTTGGAGAAAGCGGCACCCCGGATCAGTTGTTAAAGAAATACCACCTGGATGTTCCGGATATTGTGGCAGCAGTTGAAAAAGTTATCGCCCGGAAAAACGGGTAA